One window of the Rosa rugosa chromosome 3, drRosRugo1.1, whole genome shotgun sequence genome contains the following:
- the LOC133740042 gene encoding glutamyl-tRNA(Gln) amidotransferase subunit C, chloroplastic/mitochondrial: MGSRALLLVSSSLLPKNQFLPNFNSHRKIPQVLHRRRSFSAATTAGSSLEPLDVPRLAETARISLTPQEVEEFAPKIGQVMEWFGQLQAVDLESVEPSIRADTEGDNFRADVPETVENRNAIIAAIPNYEEPYIKVPKVLNKE, translated from the exons ATGGGGAGCAGGGCTTTGCTTCTGGTGTCTTCTTCTTTGTTACCCAAGAACCAGTTTTTACCCAACTTTAACTCCCACCGAAAAATTCCGCAAGTGCTTCACCGGCGGCGAAGTTTTTCAGCTGCAACAACTGCTGGGTCTTCTCTGGAACCTCTGGATGTGCCACGTCTGGCTGAGACTGCTCGAATTTCTCTGACCCCTCAAGAG GTTGAAGAATTTGCTCCCAAAATTGGACAAGTCATGGAATG GTTTGGACAGCTTCAAGCAGTTGATCTTGAAAGCGTGGAGCCCTCTATAAGAGCAG ATACTGAAGGTGATAATTTCCGTGCTGATGTCCCCGAAACAGTTGAGAATAG GAATGCCATAATTGCTGCTATTCCAAATTATGAGGAGCCATACATCAAGGTTCCCAAGGTCTTGAACAAAGAGTAG
- the LOC133740041 gene encoding mannose-6-phosphate isomerase 2-like, translating into MHCEALCLGANEPHAYVSGDCIECMATSDNVVRAGLTPKHRDVKTLCSMLTYKQGFPEIMRGVAMNPYVTRYIPPFDEFEVDRCHLPGGESTEFPAVAGPSIFVVTLGKGTICTCNGDNEIIQGDVLFACADTRISVTSASQLHVYRAGVNSMVFGAS; encoded by the coding sequence ATGCACTGTGAAGCATTGTGCCTCGGAGCAAATGAACCTCATGCCTATGTATCCGGGGACTGCATTGAGTGCATGGCGACCTCGGACAACGTAGTCAGGGCTGGCCTTACTCCTAAGCATCGAGATGTTAAGACCCTTTGTTCTATGCTCACATATAAGCAGGGTTTCCCTGAAATCATGCGAGGAGTTGCCATGAATCCTTATGTGACTAGGTACATCCCGCCTTTCGATGAATTTGAGGTGGATCGGTGTCATCTTCCGGGTGGGGAATCGACCGAGTTTCCTGCAGTAGCTGGTCCTTCAATTTTTGTGGTCACTCTTGGAAAGGGAACAATATGCACTTGTAATGGAGATAATGAAATTATCCAAGGAGATGTTCTGTTTGCATGTGCAGATACTCGGATTAGCGTAACGAGTGCATCTCAGTTGCATGTATATAGAGCCGGAGTGAACAGCATGGTCTTTGGGGCGTCCTGA
- the LOC133735722 gene encoding uncharacterized protein LOC133735722: MARFHPPTLHFAFCFILIALTTNPSLLLASEDDDEFSDSNLFHQDYSPPAPPPPPPHPPSVSCTDDLGGVGSLDTTCQIVSDLNLTRDVYIAGKGNFYILPGVRFYCDTPGCSIIVNVTGNFSLGNSSSVFAGAFEVVAHNASFLNGSVVNTTALAGKPPPQTSGTPQGIDGAGGGHGGRGACCLVDHSKLPEDVWGGDAYSWSSLQRPCSFGSRGGSTSKEVDYGGLGGGIVKLVITNFLEVNGSVLAEGGDGGAKGGGGSGGSIYIKAQRMTGSGRISACGGNGYAGGGGGRVSIDVFSRHDDPSVFVHGGSSNACPENAGGAGTLYDAVPQSLIISNHNKSTDTETLLLEFPYQPLMTNVYVRNKARATVPLLWSRVQVQGQISLLCDSVLSFGLQHYASSEFELLAEELLMSDSVIKVYGALRMSVKMFLMWNSKMLIDGGGEEAVDTSLLEASNLVVLRESSVIHSNANLGVHGQGLLNLSGPGDWIQAQRLVLSLFYSIHVGPGSVLRGPLENATSDSVTPKLYCENEDCPVELLHPPEDCNVNSSLSFTLQICRVEDINIAGLIKGSIVHFHRARTIAVHSTGMISASGMGCTGGIGSGTVLSNGIGSGGGHGGKGGAACINGSCVGGGITYGNEKLPCELGSGSGYNSSAGSTAGGGIIVMGSLEHPLSSMSVEGLVTADGEDSENGRPGGGSGGTILLFLRTLDLGESANLSSAGGYGSSNGAGGGGGGRIHFHWSDIPTGDVYQPIANVEGNIHARGGTGRDQGGAGEHGTVTGKACPKGLYGTFCEECPPGTYKDVIGSDGALCHDCPVEELPQRAIYISVRGGVAEMPCPYKCISDRYHMPNCYTALEELIYTFGGPWLFGLLLIGLLILLALVLSVARMKFVGVDELPGPAPTQHGSQIDHSFPFLESLNEVLETNRAEESHSHVHRMYFMGPNTFSEPWHLPHTPPEQIKEIVYEGPFNTFVDEINAIANYQWWEGAMYIILAVLAYPLACSWQQWRRRLKLQRLREFVRSEYDHACLRSCRSRALYEGIKVAATSDLMLAYVDFFLGGDEKRTDLPPRLHQRFPMSLPFGGDGSYMAPFCLHSDNIVTSLMSQSIPPTTWYRMVAGLNAQLRLVCRGRLRVTLLPVLRWLESHANPALRNYGVHVDLAWFQATAFGYRHYGLVVYALEEDHIDGAIGTEESRANSIYDENSSGHLIEEPLISQSHRSNVRRRRAYGGIVDANNVQMLMEPRDIFYPVSLMLRNTKPVGHQDLVGLVISMLLLGDFSLVLLTLLQLYSFTLVDVFLVLFILPLGILLPFPAGINALFSHGPRRSAGLARIHALWNLTSLINVVVAFVCGYVHFNSQASSKKHPFQPWNISMDDSEWWIFPAGLVVCKIFQSQLINWHVANLEIQDRSLYSNDFELFWQS, encoded by the exons ATGGCTCGCTTTCACCCTCCCACTCTTCATTTCGCATTCTGCTTCATCCTCATAGCTCTAACCACAAACCCTAGCCTCCTCCTTGCATCCGAAGACGACGACGAGTTTTCTGATTCCAATCTCTTCCACCAGGATTACTCGCCACCggctccgccgccgccgccgccgcaccCGCCGTCGGTGTCCTGCACCGATGACCTCGGCGGCGTCGGCTCGCTGGACACCACGTGTCAGATAGTCTCTGATTTGAACCTCACCAGAGACGTGTATATAGCAGGGAAAGGAAATTTTTATATCCTACCCGGTGTGAGATTCTATTGCGATACTCCTGGTTGCTCCATAATCGTTAACGTTACTGGTAATTTTAGCTTAGGTAACTCGTCGTCGGTTTTCGCCGGAGCTTTTGAGGTCGTGGCGCACAATGCCAGCTTTCTCAACGGCTCAGTTGTGAACACGACGGCTCTGGCGGGGAAACCGCCGCCGCAGACGAGCGGGACCCCGCAGGGGATAGACGGTGCCGGCGGCGGCCATGGAGGGCGCGGCGCGTGTTGTTTGGTGGACCATTCGAAGCTTCCGGAAGACGTGTGGGGCGGCGACGCCTACTCGTGGTCGTCGCTGCAGAGGCCGTGTAGTTTTGGGAGCAGAGGCGGTTCGACGAGTAAGGAAGTGGATTATGGAGGCTTAGGGGGAGGGATAGTGAAGCTGGTGATTACGAATTTTCTGGAGGTGAATGGGAGTGTTTTGGCAGAGGGAGGTGATGGAGGTGCCAAAGGTGGAGGTGGTTCTGGTGGCAGCATCTACATTAAGGCTCAGAGAAT GACTGGTAGTGGCAGGATAAGTGCTTGTGGTGGTAATGGTTatgctggtggcggtggtggaAGAGTGTCAATTGATGTTTTTAGCAGGCATGATGACCCTTCAGTATTTGTGCATG GAGGAAGTAGCAATGCATGTCCAGAAAATGCAGGCGGTGCTGGTACTTTATATGATGCAGTTCCTCAAAGCCTTATTATTAGCAATCATAACAAGTCAACAGATACAGAAACACTTCTTTTGGAGTTTCCTTATCAGCCTCTTATGACAAATGTATATGTTCGAAATAAAGCTAGGGCTACTGTCCCTCTGCTTTGGAGTCGAGTCCAG GTGCAAGGACAGATAAGTCTTCTCTGTGACAGTGTGCTTAGCTTTGGACTTCAACATTATGCTTCATCAGAATTTGAGTTATTGGCTGAAGAATTGCTAATGAGCGATTCTGTAATAAAG GTGTATGGAGCCTTGCGCATGTCCGTAAAAATGTTCTTGATGTGGAATTCCAAGATGCTTATAGATGGTGGTGGAGAAGAAGCTGTTGACACATCCTTACTTGAGGCTAGTAACTTGGTTGTTCTCAGG GAGTCATCTGTGATACACTCTAATGCAAATTTGGGAGTTCATGGACAAGGGTTACTGAACCTATCAGGACCAGGAGATTGGATTCAAGCACAACGTCTGGTGCTATCACTATTCTACAGTATTCAT GTTGGGCCTGGATCTGTTTTGCGTGGCCCCTTAGAGAACGCAACATCTGATTCTGT AACACCAAAGCTCTACTGTGAAAATGAAGATTGCCCGGTTGAGCTACTTCATCCACCTGAAGATTGCAATGTGAACTCCTCATTGTCCTTTACACTTCAG ATATGCCGGGTTGAGGATATCAATATTGCAGGCCTGATAAAAGGATCCATTGTTCATTTTCACAGGGCAAGGACCATTGCTGTCCACTCTACTGGAATGATAAGTGCATCAGGAATGG GCTGCACTGGTGGTATAGGGAGTGGCACCGTTCTAAGCAATGGAATTGGCAGTGGTGGTGGGCATGGCGGTAAAGGTGGGGCTGCATGTATTAATGGTAGTTGTGTTGGGGGTGGAATCACATATGGGAATGAAAAGTTGCCTTGCGAACTTGGTAGTGGAAGTGGATATAACAGTTCAGCTGGTTCAACTGCTGGCGGTGGTATTATTG TAATGGGTTCTTTAGAACATCCATTGTCAAGTATGTCTGTTGAAGGCTTGGTGACAGCTGATGGTGAAGATTCTGAAAATGGACGTCCTGGGGGTGGTTCTGGTGGAACTATACTTCTCTTCTTGCGTACATTAGATCTTGGTGAATCTGCCAATCTCTCGAGTGCTGGGGGATATGGGAGTTCCAATGGggcaggtggtggtggtggtggaagaATTCATTTTCATTGGTCAGACATTCCCACTGGAGATGTTTATCAGCCCATTGCAAATGTGGAGGGAAACATCCATGCAAG GGGAGGGACAGGCAGAGACCAGGGTGGTGCTGGAGAACATGGGACAGTGACGGGAAAAGCATGCCCAAAAGGGCTATATGGGACCTTTTGTGAG GAATGTCCACCTGGCACTTATAAGGATGTCATTGGGTCTGATGGGGCACTTTGTCATGATTGTCCTGTTGAAGAGCTTCCTCAACGTGCTATTTATATTTCTGTTCGAG GTGGTGTTGCCGAGATGCCTTGTCCTTACAAATGCATTTCAGACAGATATCACATGCCAAACTGTTATACGGCTCTTGAAGAGTTGATCTACACATTTGGTGGGCCTTGGCTATTTGGTCTTCTTCTGATTGGTCTCCTCATCCTGTTAGCTTTGGTGCTAAGTGTCGCGCGTATGAAATTTGTTGGGGTTGATGAATTACCAGGCCCAGCTCCCACTCAACATGGCTCACAAATAGACCACTCTTTTCCATTTCTTGAATCATTGAATGAG GTTTTGGAAACAAACAGAGCTGAGGAGTCCCATAGCCATGTGCACAGAATGTATTTTATGGGTCCGAATACATTCAGCGAACCTTGGCATCTGCCTCACACTCctccagaacaaataaaagAGATTGT ATACGAGGGTCCATTCAATACATTTGTTGATGAGATTAATGCCATAGCCAATTATCAGTGGTGGGAGGGAGCAATGTACATCATTCTTGCTGTTCTTGCATACCCCCTTGCATGCTCATGGCAACAGTGGCGCCGAAGATTGAAATTGCAACGCCTGCGTGAATTTGTTCGATCGGAATACGATCATGCCTGCTTACGGTCTTGTCGTTCACGTGCTCTTTATGAAGGAATTAAG GTAGCTGCCACTTCTGATTTAATGCTAGCTTATGTGGACTTCTTCCTTGGTGGGGATGAAAAGAGAACTGATCTTCCTCCTCGTTTACATCAAAGATTTCCTATGTCATTACCTTTTGGGGGTGATGGAAGTTACATGGCTCCTTTCTGTCTTCACAGTGATAATATTGTCACAAGTCTCATGAGTCAG TCGATCCCACCGACCACATGGTACCGTATGGTGGCTGGTTTGAATGCTCAATTACGCTTAGTTTGCCGTGGAAGGCTAAGAGTTACACTCCTTCCTGTCCTTAGGTGGCTTGAAAGCCATGCCAATCCGGCTTTGAGGAATTATGGTGTACATGTTGATCTTGCATGGTTTCAGGCTACAGCTTTTGGTTATCGCCATTATGGACTAGTGGTGTATGCTCTTGAAGAAGACCACATTGATGGAGCAATTGGAACTGAAGAATCACG TGCAAATAGCATTTACGATGAAAATTCTTCTGGTCATTTGATAGAAGAACCACTCATAAGCCAATCTCACAGAAGCAATGTGAGGCGAAGGAGAGCATATGGAGGGATTGTAGATGCCAACAATGTACAAATGCTTATGGAACCGAGAGATATATTTTATCCTGTCTCTCTTATGCTTCGTAATACTAAACCCGTTGGACACCAG GATCTTGTTGGTTTAGTCATCTCAATGCTTCTTTTAGGAGATTTTAGTTTAGTTTTGCTCACATTACTCCAACTGTATTCGTTTACATTAGTGGACGTCTTTCTGGTTCTGTTTATTTTACCGCTCGGCATTCTTCTCCCATTTCCTGCTGGTATTAATGCTCTGTTCAGTCATGGACCCAGACGTTCTGCCGGGCTTGCACGTATACATGCTCTGTGGAATCTTACATCCTTAATTAATGTT GTGGTTGCTTTCGTTTGTGGATATGTTCACTTTAATAGTCAAGCATCGAGTAAAAAACATCCATTTCAACCCTggaatataagcat GGATGACAGTGAATGGTGGATTTTTCCTGCTGGTCTGGTTGTTTGTAAAATTTTTCAATCACAGCTAATCAATTGGCATGTAGCCAACCTGGAGATTCAAGACCGTTCCTTGTACAGCAATGATTTTGAGCTGTTCTGGCAATCCTGA
- the LOC133736059 gene encoding RNA polymerase sigma factor sigC isoform X1, translating into MGLGFRLNLKCGFPIHNSHWQTSSPSKLSSTSSVRGREGSFSSARLSPLSVISEECETSNKDSFKVYTCPSASPQLLDDGYSEVEEKMNIRGMSKSGSPNMIDDKEHSFISSAGLRTSHFSLLLQNLNVLEETFADSDVSKLEKEILSQLGRLGALKLFDICLSRTLKTSSFLDLSDIPTEPIEEHKMERMNIVRSGKREERKLRKRTSDDSKKFTGSLPLKPMKEGFKKPTPSSFRKASNSRSQRLLLAKNEAEMSVGVKVIADLERLKAMLEKETGKVPTLRCWAEAAGVDEKVLQQQLHFGWYCQDELVRSSRSLVLYLARNYRGLGVALDDLLQAGNLGLLQGAERFDPSRGYRFSTYVQYWIRKSMSRLLAQHARGIKIPNTLSKAINRIQKARKANYSSHMKYPDDEEIAKITGLSLAKIRSASRCLRVVGSVDHKIWECSAGTYMEFTPDIAVESPEEPVMRQHMKNDIHDLLEGLNSREKQVLALRYGLNYCNPKSLEEIGRLFHVSKEWIRKIEKNALTKLRDEETNKNLSHYLKQW; encoded by the exons ATGGGTTTGGGTTTTAGGCTGAACCTCAAGTGTGGTTTTCCAATTCATAATTCTCATTGGCAGACCAGTTCTCCTTCCAAGCTTTCTTCAACTTCTTCTG TTAGAGGCAGGGAGGGCTCTTTCAGTTCAGCAAGGCTGTCCCCTTTGTCTGTTATTTCTGAGGAATGTGAGACTTCTAATAAAGATTCTTTCAAAGTCTACACGTGTCCATCTGCATCCCCACAACTCTTAGATGATGGTTACTCAGAAGTGGAAGAGAAG ATGAACATTAGGGGGATGTCAAAGAGTGGCTCACCTAACATGATTGATGATAAAGAGCACAGCTTTATATCCAGTGCAGGGTTAAGAACATCTCATTTTAGCTTGTTGCTGCAAAATCTTAATGTTTTGGAGGAGACTTTTGCTGATTCAGATGTGTCAAAGTTGGAAAAGGAGATCCTTTCGCAATTAGGAAGGCTTGGAGCTCTGAAGTTATTTGATATTTGTCTATCGAGAACGCTTAAAACCTCGAGCTTTTTGGATTTATCAGACATACCTACTGAGCCGATTGAAGAGCATAAGATGGAAAGGATGAATATTGTCCGTTCTGGCAAAAGGGAAGAACGAAAATTAAGGAAAAGAACATCAGATGATTCCAAAAAGTTTACTGGTTCCTTGCCTTTAAAACCAATGAAGGAAGGTTTTAAAAAGCCTACTCCTTCATCATTTAGAAAAGCATCGAATTCTAGAAGTCAAAGACTATTGTTGGCTAAAAATGAGGCAGAAATGTCAGTCGGAGTTAAG GTGATCGCTGACTTGGAGAGGCTTAAAGCAATGTTGGAGAAGGAAACTGGTAAAGTACCGACCTTAAGATGCTGGGCAGAAGCAGCTGGAGTTGATGAAAAGGTGCTGCAACAACAATTGCATTTCGGTTGGTATTGCCAAGATGAGCTTGTAAGGAGCAGTCGGTCCTTGGTTCTATACCTTGCTCGAAACTATAGAGGACTTGGAGTAGCCTTGGATGATTTGCTGCAG GCTGGAAACCTGGGACTCCTACAAGGTGCAGAAAGATTTGATCCCTCGCGGGGTTACAGATTCTCGACCTATGTCCAATACTGGATAAGAAAATCAATGTCAAGATTGCTGGCACAACATGCCAGAGGGATCAAAATTCCT AACACACTAAGTAAAGCAATAAATCGGATACAGAAGGCTCGAAAAGCCAATTACAGCAGCCACATGAAATACCCAGATGATGAAGAAATTGCAAAGATTACAGGTCTTTCTTTGGCGAAAATCAGATCGGCTAGCAGGTGTCTGAGAGTTGTGGGTTCAGTAGATCATAAGATATGGGAATGCTCAGCTGGGACGTATATG GAGTTTACTCCAGATATAGCAGTAGAGAGTCCTGAAGAACCTGTCATGCGGCAACACATGAAAAACGACATTCATGATCTGCTGGAAGGCTTGAATTCTAGAGAGAAGCAAGTTTTGGCACTACGATATGGTCTAAACTACTGCAACCCCAAGTCACTTGAGGAGATTGGAAGGCTTTTCCATGTGAGCAAGGAGTGGATACGAAAGATAGAAAAGAATGCTCTGACCAAGCTGAGGGATGAAGAAACCAACAAAAACTTGAGCCATTATTTGAAGCAGTGGTAA
- the LOC133736059 gene encoding RNA polymerase sigma factor sigC isoform X2 — MNIRGMSKSGSPNMIDDKEHSFISSAGLRTSHFSLLLQNLNVLEETFADSDVSKLEKEILSQLGRLGALKLFDICLSRTLKTSSFLDLSDIPTEPIEEHKMERMNIVRSGKREERKLRKRTSDDSKKFTGSLPLKPMKEGFKKPTPSSFRKASNSRSQRLLLAKNEAEMSVGVKVIADLERLKAMLEKETGKVPTLRCWAEAAGVDEKVLQQQLHFGWYCQDELVRSSRSLVLYLARNYRGLGVALDDLLQAGNLGLLQGAERFDPSRGYRFSTYVQYWIRKSMSRLLAQHARGIKIPNTLSKAINRIQKARKANYSSHMKYPDDEEIAKITGLSLAKIRSASRCLRVVGSVDHKIWECSAGTYMEFTPDIAVESPEEPVMRQHMKNDIHDLLEGLNSREKQVLALRYGLNYCNPKSLEEIGRLFHVSKEWIRKIEKNALTKLRDEETNKNLSHYLKQW, encoded by the exons ATGAACATTAGGGGGATGTCAAAGAGTGGCTCACCTAACATGATTGATGATAAAGAGCACAGCTTTATATCCAGTGCAGGGTTAAGAACATCTCATTTTAGCTTGTTGCTGCAAAATCTTAATGTTTTGGAGGAGACTTTTGCTGATTCAGATGTGTCAAAGTTGGAAAAGGAGATCCTTTCGCAATTAGGAAGGCTTGGAGCTCTGAAGTTATTTGATATTTGTCTATCGAGAACGCTTAAAACCTCGAGCTTTTTGGATTTATCAGACATACCTACTGAGCCGATTGAAGAGCATAAGATGGAAAGGATGAATATTGTCCGTTCTGGCAAAAGGGAAGAACGAAAATTAAGGAAAAGAACATCAGATGATTCCAAAAAGTTTACTGGTTCCTTGCCTTTAAAACCAATGAAGGAAGGTTTTAAAAAGCCTACTCCTTCATCATTTAGAAAAGCATCGAATTCTAGAAGTCAAAGACTATTGTTGGCTAAAAATGAGGCAGAAATGTCAGTCGGAGTTAAG GTGATCGCTGACTTGGAGAGGCTTAAAGCAATGTTGGAGAAGGAAACTGGTAAAGTACCGACCTTAAGATGCTGGGCAGAAGCAGCTGGAGTTGATGAAAAGGTGCTGCAACAACAATTGCATTTCGGTTGGTATTGCCAAGATGAGCTTGTAAGGAGCAGTCGGTCCTTGGTTCTATACCTTGCTCGAAACTATAGAGGACTTGGAGTAGCCTTGGATGATTTGCTGCAG GCTGGAAACCTGGGACTCCTACAAGGTGCAGAAAGATTTGATCCCTCGCGGGGTTACAGATTCTCGACCTATGTCCAATACTGGATAAGAAAATCAATGTCAAGATTGCTGGCACAACATGCCAGAGGGATCAAAATTCCT AACACACTAAGTAAAGCAATAAATCGGATACAGAAGGCTCGAAAAGCCAATTACAGCAGCCACATGAAATACCCAGATGATGAAGAAATTGCAAAGATTACAGGTCTTTCTTTGGCGAAAATCAGATCGGCTAGCAGGTGTCTGAGAGTTGTGGGTTCAGTAGATCATAAGATATGGGAATGCTCAGCTGGGACGTATATG GAGTTTACTCCAGATATAGCAGTAGAGAGTCCTGAAGAACCTGTCATGCGGCAACACATGAAAAACGACATTCATGATCTGCTGGAAGGCTTGAATTCTAGAGAGAAGCAAGTTTTGGCACTACGATATGGTCTAAACTACTGCAACCCCAAGTCACTTGAGGAGATTGGAAGGCTTTTCCATGTGAGCAAGGAGTGGATACGAAAGATAGAAAAGAATGCTCTGACCAAGCTGAGGGATGAAGAAACCAACAAAAACTTGAGCCATTATTTGAAGCAGTGGTAA
- the LOC133736060 gene encoding putative lipase ROG1 isoform X2, whose amino-acid sequence MASLESEAGSVRTAESSNEIKQRARKNRTNKKKTKNGAFRYLPKFRCFSLKSETTDGHGKGKGSFDMEVEDEADPTHLVIMVNGLIGSAEDWRYAATQFVKRYPEDVVVHCSECNCSTLTFDGVDVMGERLAQEVKSVIKRHQSLQKISFVGHSLGGLIARYAIGRLYERHTTRELSQENGECRGNGFEDPSLEQKAKSKIAGLEPVNFITSATPHLGSWGHKQVPVFCGFQILEKAAARTSWCLGRTGRHLFLTDRDKGKPPLLLQMVYDSEDLKFLSALKSFRRHVAYANAHYDHLVGWSTSSIRPKKELPKLKHLSRDNKYPHIVNEDMINTASTQEEVALEDDVNIDFEA is encoded by the exons ATGGCTTCTCTGGAGTCGGAGGCCGGCTCTGTACGGACCGCCGAATCTTCCAATGAAATCAAACAGAGAGCCAGAAAAAATAGGACCAACAAGAAGAAGACCAAAAACGGTGCGTTTCGTTACCTCCCCAAATTTCGGTGCTTTAGTTTAAAATCGGAAACGACTGACGGTCACGGGAAGGGGAAGGGGAGTTTCGATATGGAGGTGGAGGATGAAGCGGACCCGACCCACCTTGTCATAATGGTTAATGGGCTTATAGGCAG TGCCGAGGATTGGAGGTATGCAGCGACCCAGTTTGTGAAGAGATACCCAGAAGATGTTGTTGTGCATT GCAGTGAATGTAATTGTTCAACGTTGACATTTGATGGTGTGGATGTAATGGGGGAGAGATTAGCACAAGAG GTTAAATCTGTAATAAAACGCCACCAAAGTCTTCAGAAGATCTCGTTTGTTGGTCACTCATTAGGTGGCCTTATAGCAAGGTATGCCATTGGCAGGCTTTATGAACGCCACACAACAAGGGAACTTTCTCAGGAAAATGGAGAATGTAGGGGCAATGGATTTGAGGATCCATCGCTGGAACAGAAAGCGAAAAGCAAAATTGCTGGGCTGGAGCCCGTGAATTTTATAACGTCTGCAACTCCGCACCTCGGTTCATGGGGGCATAAACAG GTTCCAGTGTTTTGTGGCTTTCAAATCCTTGAAAAAGCAGCAGCTCGTACTTCATGGTGTTTAGGTAGAACTGGAAGACATCTGTTTTTAACTGATAGGGATAAAGGAAAACCTCCCCTTTTACTTCAGATGGTTTATGATTCTGAAGATCTTAAATTCTT ATCTGCATTGAAGTCCTTCAGGCGTCATGTTGCCTATGCAAATGCTCATTATGATC ACCTCGTGGGATGGAGTACGTCTTCTATACGTCCTAAGAAGGAGCTGCCAAAG CTTAAACATTTATCCAGAGACAACAAATATCCACATATTGTAAATGAGGACATGATAAACACCGCTAGTACTCAAGAAGAAGTTGCTTTGGAGGACGACGTGAATATTGACTTCGAAG CATGA
- the LOC133736060 gene encoding putative lipase ROG1 isoform X1: MASLESEAGSVRTAESSNEIKQRARKNRTNKKKTKNGAFRYLPKFRCFSLKSETTDGHGKGKGSFDMEVEDEADPTHLVIMVNGLIGSAEDWRYAATQFVKRYPEDVVVHCSECNCSTLTFDGVDVMGERLAQEVKSVIKRHQSLQKISFVGHSLGGLIARYAIGRLYERHTTRELSQENGECRGNGFEDPSLEQKAKSKIAGLEPVNFITSATPHLGSWGHKQVPVFCGFQILEKAAARTSWCLGRTGRHLFLTDRDKGKPPLLLQMVYDSEDLKFLSALKSFRRHVAYANAHYDHLVGWSTSSIRPKKELPKLKHLSRDNKYPHIVNEDMINTASTQEEVALEDDVNIDFEEEMIRGLTKVSWERIDVSFSGSRQKYLAHNTIQVKTYCIHSDGADVIQHMVDNFRI; encoded by the exons ATGGCTTCTCTGGAGTCGGAGGCCGGCTCTGTACGGACCGCCGAATCTTCCAATGAAATCAAACAGAGAGCCAGAAAAAATAGGACCAACAAGAAGAAGACCAAAAACGGTGCGTTTCGTTACCTCCCCAAATTTCGGTGCTTTAGTTTAAAATCGGAAACGACTGACGGTCACGGGAAGGGGAAGGGGAGTTTCGATATGGAGGTGGAGGATGAAGCGGACCCGACCCACCTTGTCATAATGGTTAATGGGCTTATAGGCAG TGCCGAGGATTGGAGGTATGCAGCGACCCAGTTTGTGAAGAGATACCCAGAAGATGTTGTTGTGCATT GCAGTGAATGTAATTGTTCAACGTTGACATTTGATGGTGTGGATGTAATGGGGGAGAGATTAGCACAAGAG GTTAAATCTGTAATAAAACGCCACCAAAGTCTTCAGAAGATCTCGTTTGTTGGTCACTCATTAGGTGGCCTTATAGCAAGGTATGCCATTGGCAGGCTTTATGAACGCCACACAACAAGGGAACTTTCTCAGGAAAATGGAGAATGTAGGGGCAATGGATTTGAGGATCCATCGCTGGAACAGAAAGCGAAAAGCAAAATTGCTGGGCTGGAGCCCGTGAATTTTATAACGTCTGCAACTCCGCACCTCGGTTCATGGGGGCATAAACAG GTTCCAGTGTTTTGTGGCTTTCAAATCCTTGAAAAAGCAGCAGCTCGTACTTCATGGTGTTTAGGTAGAACTGGAAGACATCTGTTTTTAACTGATAGGGATAAAGGAAAACCTCCCCTTTTACTTCAGATGGTTTATGATTCTGAAGATCTTAAATTCTT ATCTGCATTGAAGTCCTTCAGGCGTCATGTTGCCTATGCAAATGCTCATTATGATC ACCTCGTGGGATGGAGTACGTCTTCTATACGTCCTAAGAAGGAGCTGCCAAAG CTTAAACATTTATCCAGAGACAACAAATATCCACATATTGTAAATGAGGACATGATAAACACCGCTAGTACTCAAGAAGAAGTTGCTTTGGAGGACGACGTGAATATTGACTTCGAAG AGGAAATGATCAGAGGTTTGACCAAGGTGAGCTGGGAAAGGATTGATGTAAGTTTTAGTGGAAGTAGACAAAAGTACCTTGCACATAATACCATTCAG GTGAAAACTTATTGTATACATTCTGATGGAGCTGATGTGATCCAACACATGGTGGACAATTTTCGTATATGA